The following proteins are encoded in a genomic region of Brachionichthys hirsutus isolate HB-005 chromosome 14, CSIRO-AGI_Bhir_v1, whole genome shotgun sequence:
- the si:ch73-206p6.1 gene encoding phospholipid scramblase 2, producing the protein MDMHAVASTPGCPPGLEYLTQVDQLLIKQKVELIEALVGFESNNKYEVRNVVGQNVFYAVEENDCLNRQCCGPMRPFTLHVLDNYGQEVITVTRPLNCMSCFFPCCLQELEVQSPPGNTVGYVAQQWHPFFPKFLVANEHNEPVLKIHGPFCGWSCLPDVDFEILTMDEIGKIGKISKQWTGLIREAFTDSDNFGIQFPMDLDVKMKAVMIGACFLIDFMFFEAAN; encoded by the exons ATGGATATGCACGCTGTGGCCAGTACCCCAGGCTGTCCGCCAGGATTAGAATACCTGACTCAG GTGGATCAGCTGCTCATCAAACAGAAAGTCGAGCTCATTGAAG CCCTCGTCGGCTTCGAAAGCAACAACAAATACGAAGTCCGTAACGTCGTGGGTCAAAATGTTTTCTACGCCGTGGAGGAGAACGACTGTCTGAACAGACAGTGCTGCGGCCCCATGCGTCCCTTCACCCTCCACGTCCTCGATAACTACGGACAGGAGGTCATCACCGTCACCAGGCCGCTCAACTGCATGTCCTGCTTCTTCCCCTGTTGTCTGCAAGAG CTGGAGGTGCAGTCCCCCCCCGGTAACACGGTGGGGTACGTTGCACAACAGTGGCATCCGTTCTTCCCGAAATTTCTCGTGGCGAACGAACACAATGAGCCTGTGCTGAAGATCCACGGGCCCTTCTGCGGGTGGAGCTGCCTTCCAGATGTTGATTTTGAG ATTTTGACAATGGATGAAATCGGTAAGATTGGAAAAATCAGTAAGCAGTGGACGGGACTTATTCGGGAAGCCTTCACAGATTCGGACAACTTTGGCATCCAGTTCCCAATGGATCTGGACGTGAAAATGAAGGCCGTGATGATCGGTGCATGTTTTCTCATT GATTTCATGTTTTTTGAAGCTGCTAACTGA
- the plod2 gene encoding procollagen-lysine,2-oxoglutarate 5-dioxygenase 2, protein MEYLKFCFVFSCWLKFANSVSNDATQAPAPISKDKLLVLTVATEETDGFLRFMQSASYFNYTVKVLGMGEAWKGGDVGRSIGGGQKVRLLKEAMEALAHQEDLVVLSVDSYDLIFAAGPEEILRKFQKANHKVLFAAEGLVWPDKRLADKYPSIRSGKRYLNSGGIMGYAPYINRVVSQWDLHDNDDDQLFYTKLYLDPLKRQSLNMTLDHKCQIFQNLNGAVDEVLLKFGSDRVRVRNTVYDSLPVVVHGNAYTKMYLNYLANYVPNAWNYEHGCGHCDEDLIDLSQLNEYPDVLVGVFIEQPSPFLPEFFQQLLTLDYPKDKIKLFVHNNEVYHEKHIQEFWEENRNAFYSFKVVGPEENLSQGEARNMGMDLCRQDAKCDYYFSIDSDVMLTNRQTLKLLIEQNRKIIGPLVTRHNKLWSNFWGALSLDGYYARSEDYVDIVQRKRAGVWNIPYMAHVYLVKGSALRNELKERNCFVLEKLDPDMAFCRNARETTSHREKESPSPESFHMLRPPKGVFMYLTNRHDFGRLMSTANYNISRYNNDLWQIFENPVDWKAKYIHQNYSRIFTENYTEEPCPDVFWFPIFTEKACDEIVEEMEHYGSWSGGKHEDKRITGGYETVPTDDIHMKQIGFDKEWLHFIREFISPITLKVYSGYYTKGYAVMNFVVKYTPERQAYLRPHHDSSTFTINVALNSKNADFQGGGCRFHRYNCSVDSPRKGWSFMHPGRLTHLHEGLPTTNGTRYIAVSFIDP, encoded by the exons ATGGAGTATCTCAAGTTTTGCTTCGTGTTTTCATGCTGGCTGAAGTTTGCAAATTCTGTCTCCAACGATGCAACTCAGGCTCCTGCGCCCATTTCTAAAG acAAATTGCTTGTCTTAACCGTAGCAACAGAGGAAACAGATGGCTTCCTCCGCTTCATGCAGTCTGCAAGTTATTTCAACTACACTGTGAAG GTGTTGGGAATGGGAGAAGCATGGAAGGGCGGTGATGTGGGTCGCTCTATCGGTGGAGGGCAAAAGGTCAGACTACTGAAGGAGGCCATGGAGGCTCTGGCTCACCAGGAGGATCTTGTTGTCCTTTCTGTGGATAG cTATGATCTAATCTTTGCTGCGGGGCCTGAGGAGATTCTCAGGAAGTTCCAGAAAGCCAATCACAAAGTGCTTTTCGCTGCTGAGGGACTGGTATGGCCGGATAAGCGGCTCGCTGACAAGTACCCCTCAATCCGGAGTGGCAAACGCTACCTCAACTCCGGAG GTATCATGGGCTACGCGCCATACATAAACAGAGTCGTTTCACAATGGGATCTCCATGACAACGACGACGACCAGCTCTTCTACACGAAACTATATTTAGATCCTTTAAAACGA CAATCTCTTAACATGACTTTGGACCACAAGTGCCAGATTTTCCAAAACCTGAATGGGGCAGTTG aTGAAGTGCTTCTCAAGTTTGGATCAGATCGTGTAAGAGTCAGAAACACAGTGTACGACTCTCTGCCTGTTGTCGTCCACGGCAACGCGTACACCAAA ATGTACCTGAACTACTTGGCCAACTATGTCCCCAATGCATGGAACTACGAACATGGCTGTGGACACTGTGACGAAGATCTTATCGACTTGTCTCAGTTAAAT GAGTATCCCGATGTGCTGGTTGGAGTCTTCATTGAGCAGCCAAGTCCATTTCTTCCTGAATtcttccagcagctgctgactcTGGATTACCCCAAGGATAAAATCAAACTCTTTGTCCACAATAAT GAGGTCTATCATGAGAAGCACATCCAAGAGTTTTGGGAAGAGAATAGGAATGCCTTCTACAGTTTCAAGGTTGTGGGACCAGAAGAGAATCTGAGCCAAGGAGAGGCCAGGAACATGGGAAT GGATCTTTGCCGTCAGGATGCCAAATGCGACTACTACTTCAGCATAGATTCAGATGTGATGCTCACCAACAGACAGACGCTGAAGCTTCTCATTGAGCAGAACAG AAAAATCATTGGTCCCCTTGTCACCCGTCACAACAAGCTATGGTCCAACTTCTGGGGAGCTTTGAGCCTGGACGGCTATTACGCTCGCTCTGAAGATTATGTCGACATTGTTCAGAGAAAACGAGC GGGCGTGTGGAACATTCCGTACATGGCGCACGTATATCTCGTCAAGGGCAGTGCTTTGAGGAATGAGCTGAAAGAGAGAAACTGCTTTGTTCTGGAGAAACTCGACCCAGACATGGCTTTCTGTAGAAACGCCAGAGAGACG aCCAGTCACAGAGAAAAAGAATCTCCTTCTCCGGAATCATTCCATATGCTCAGGCCCCCAAAg GGAGTCTTCATGTACCTAACGAACCGGCACGACTTTGGGAGGCTCATGTCCACAGCCAATTATAACATATCCCGTTATAACAACGACTTGTGGCAGATATTTGAAAACCCCGTG GACTGGAAGGCGAAATACATCCACCAGAACTACAGCCGAATCTTCACGGAGAACTACACAGAGGAG ccttGTCCAGATGTGTTCTGGTTTCCAATATTCACAGAGAAGGCCTGTGATGAAATAGTGGAGGAGATGGAACACTATGGATCGTGGTCCGGAGGCAAACACGAG gACAAGAGGATCACCGGCGGCTACGAGACCGTGCCCACAGACGACATTCATATGAAGCAGATCGGCTTTGATAAAGAATGGCTGCACTTTATCCGAGAGTTCATATCTCCCATCACGCTGAAGGTTTACTCCGGCTACTACACCAAG GGCTATGCTGTGATGAACTTTGTGGTAAAATACACGCCTGAGAGGCAAGCATACTTAAGGCCCCATCACGACTCCTCCACCTTCACCATCAACGTCGCCCTCAACAGCAAAAACGCAGACTTTCAG GGTGGAGGTTGCCGTTTCCATCGGTATAACTGTTCTGTAGACTCACCAAGGAAGGGGTGGAGCTTCATGCACCCTGGACGACTGACTCACCTCCACGAAGGCTTGCCCACAACCAACGGCACCCGGTACATCGCAGTGTCCTTCATCGACCCTTGA